One window of Candidatus Delongbacteria bacterium genomic DNA carries:
- a CDS encoding Rpn family recombination-promoting nuclease/putative transposase — MRFNIHQFYDKTYTKLFSHKRMAEDFIKGFLKEDFAKDIVLIEKLETKFITKKFNKYESDLIYKAKFKDKDAFVFILMEFQTRNDNLISLRLLNYISLFYINYIKQTKTKPPLPPVIPIVIHIGQDKFTEYTAFSQLVNIPYNSLKKYVPDFTYFLVDLQKIPKTVLNRLTIHSKNIASLLFSIDQYDENQLLQNLHKVIILLKENLPPELLNDFGDYISSILSQNDNEYTTIYNTIAKEPSMLYYTIQKMRKNDVLQAKLEGKLEGKREGKMEGKIEGRLEGKLEIVKNAIKKGLSLELISELTGLSISKIKELSTK; from the coding sequence ATGCGTTTTAATATTCATCAGTTCTATGATAAAACTTATACTAAGTTGTTTTCACACAAACGCATGGCTGAAGACTTTATAAAAGGTTTTCTGAAAGAGGATTTCGCAAAAGATATTGTTTTGATAGAAAAGCTTGAGACTAAATTTATTACAAAGAAATTTAATAAGTATGAAAGTGATTTGATTTATAAAGCTAAATTTAAGGATAAAGATGCTTTCGTGTTTATTTTGATGGAATTTCAAACAAGGAATGATAATTTAATATCTCTTAGATTGTTGAACTATATTTCGTTGTTTTACATAAATTATATAAAACAGACGAAGACAAAACCACCTCTCCCTCCTGTAATACCAATTGTTATTCATATTGGACAAGATAAGTTTACAGAATATACAGCATTTTCCCAACTTGTAAATATTCCCTATAATTCTTTGAAAAAGTATGTTCCAGACTTCACTTATTTTCTTGTAGATTTACAAAAAATTCCAAAAACTGTATTGAATAGATTGACTATTCATTCAAAAAATATTGCATCGTTATTATTTTCAATAGATCAATACGATGAAAATCAACTACTCCAGAACTTACACAAAGTTATTATATTGCTGAAAGAGAACTTACCACCTGAATTGCTTAATGATTTTGGTGATTATATTTCATCTATATTGAGTCAAAATGACAATGAGTATACTACTATTTATAATACTATAGCAAAGGAGCCGTCTATGCTTTACTATACTATCCAAAAAATGAGAAAAAATGATGTTTTGCAAGCTAAACTGGAAGGAAAACTGGAAGGAAAACGTGAGGGTAAAATGGAAGGTAAAATTGAAGGAAGACTTGAAGGTAAACTTGAAATAGTAAAAAATGCTATTAAGAAAGGTTTGTCTCTTGAGCTTATTTCAGAGTTAACCGGTTTGTCGATATCTAAGATCAAAGAATTATCGACTAAATAG
- a CDS encoding cysteine synthase family protein — translation MRYYSILEMIGNTPHLKLGKLFRNNEVWVKIEKNNPGGSIKDRIALNMIIEAEKKGILKKGMHIIESTSGNTGIGLVLVGRQLGYDVTIVMPESSSIERRKIIERLGGNLILTPAQSGMKGSLDKTSEILEKGGFFNPAQFSNEVNPDTHYFYTAEEIISDFPDGLDYFVAGVGTGGHISGVGKRLKEVFPDMKIIAVEPAGSAMLSSGKSGSHKIQGIGAGFIPDNFNSSIVDEIIVVSEDAALNMSEHLALQEGVLAGFSSGAVISVIKSIDERVNNKIIMGFIYDSYERYFSSL, via the coding sequence ATGAGATATTATTCAATATTGGAAATGATCGGTAATACGCCTCATCTAAAGCTTGGAAAATTGTTTAGAAATAATGAAGTGTGGGTAAAAATCGAGAAGAATAATCCAGGAGGAAGTATTAAGGACAGAATTGCTTTGAATATGATTATTGAAGCAGAAAAAAAAGGAATCTTGAAAAAAGGGATGCATATCATTGAGTCAACTTCTGGAAATACTGGAATTGGTCTTGTATTAGTTGGCAGACAACTGGGTTATGATGTGACAATAGTAATGCCTGAAAGCTCATCAATTGAAAGAAGGAAGATAATTGAGAGATTGGGTGGTAATTTAATTCTAACACCTGCACAATCAGGTATGAAAGGATCATTGGATAAAACAAGCGAAATATTGGAAAAAGGTGGTTTCTTCAATCCAGCACAATTTTCGAACGAAGTTAATCCAGATACTCATTATTTTTACACTGCTGAAGAGATTATTTCAGATTTTCCTGACGGTCTAGATTATTTTGTTGCTGGTGTAGGTACTGGTGGACATATTTCAGGTGTTGGAAAAAGGTTAAAAGAAGTATTTCCTGACATGAAAATTATTGCTGTTGAACCAGCAGGATCGGCTATGTTATCATCAGGAAAATCAGGTAGTCATAAGATACAGGGAATTGGAGCTGGGTTTATACCAGATAATTTCAATAGTTCTATAGTGGATGAAATCATTGTAGTTTCTGAGGATGCAGCATTAAATATGAGTGAACATTTAGCTCTTCAGGAAGGAGTCTTGGCAGGTTTCTCGTCTGGGGCTGTGATTTCGGTAATCAAGAGTATTGATGAAAGGGTTAATAATAAAATTATTATGGGTTTTATTTATGATTCTTACGAAAGATATTTCTCCTCTTTATGA
- a CDS encoding serine acetyltransferase produces the protein MNREEIYSNENSMENFINDVNRIYNLWLDIVVLKKYQLLSELSQILKYYMIISNLNVFLSELEKIILDLENDLEFIFSKDPAAISLDEIRFSYLGFHAITIYRIANLINNNGNRFFARRLSFLSQKETAIDIHPAATILSPFAIDHGTGIVIGETTFIGRYVTLYHGVTLGALSVKRIKAGQKRHPTIENNVTIYANSTILGGETIIGQNSIIGCNTVISEKILPKSIIHRQMDIFNVSV, from the coding sequence ATGAATAGAGAAGAGATATACTCAAATGAAAATTCTATGGAGAATTTTATTAATGATGTCAATAGAATATACAATTTATGGCTTGATATTGTGGTACTAAAAAAATATCAATTATTATCTGAATTGTCACAAATTTTAAAGTATTATATGATAATAAGTAACTTAAATGTGTTTCTCTCAGAATTGGAAAAAATTATTTTGGATCTCGAAAATGATCTTGAATTTATATTTTCAAAAGATCCAGCAGCTATTTCACTTGATGAGATTAGATTTAGTTATTTAGGGTTTCATGCTATAACAATTTACAGGATAGCTAATCTAATTAATAATAATGGAAATCGTTTTTTTGCAAGAAGATTATCTTTTTTGAGTCAAAAAGAAACTGCTATTGATATACATCCAGCTGCAACGATACTTTCACCATTTGCAATAGATCACGGTACTGGGATTGTAATTGGTGAAACAACTTTTATTGGTCGATATGTAACACTTTATCATGGTGTTACTTTGGGAGCTCTATCTGTAAAAAGGATTAAAGCTGGTCAAAAAAGACATCCAACAATTGAAAACAATGTAACAATTTATGCAAATAGTACTATTCTTGGGGGAGAAACAATTATTGGGCAAAACAGTATAATTGGTTGCAATACTGTTATTTCTGAAAAAATCCTTCCTAAATCAATAATTCATCGTCAGATGGATATTTTTAATGTTTCAGTTTAA
- the hprK gene encoding HPr(Ser) kinase/phosphatase: MKKISANYFYKTFKNEGMFKIQNQDDCDLKKLIIDKAVFRPGLALVGYTKFFNSSCVQIFGKQDLAFVKDVIKTGNLENLENLCDMGIPCMISSDNQKFPDVFVEMCNKRKIPLFNSKMPLQRIMKFLTDSMDLIFCQKTFIHGTLVDVHGTGILLMGRSAIGKSEIALDLVERGHRLVADDNVEVSRTAENVLIGRGNEGFNEFMEIRGLGVINIKEIFGTRAIRMQKRVELVIWLEEWDPQGNYDRLGLDKETEKILGVEIPKKTLPVFPGKNITVICEAVALNLHLDVYGYSAPKDFEHRLLKKMKMKQKLRQYLTYDDE; this comes from the coding sequence ATGAAGAAGATAAGTGCCAATTACTTTTATAAAACCTTCAAAAATGAAGGAATGTTCAAGATTCAAAATCAGGATGATTGTGATTTAAAAAAACTTATTATCGATAAAGCTGTTTTTAGACCTGGTCTAGCTTTGGTAGGTTATACAAAATTTTTCAATAGTTCTTGTGTTCAAATTTTTGGAAAACAGGATTTGGCTTTTGTAAAAGATGTTATAAAAACTGGAAATCTTGAAAATTTGGAGAACTTGTGCGATATGGGTATTCCTTGTATGATTTCAAGTGATAATCAAAAATTTCCTGATGTATTTGTTGAAATGTGCAATAAAAGAAAAATACCTCTTTTTAATTCAAAAATGCCACTCCAGCGTATCATGAAATTTTTGACAGACAGCATGGATCTAATCTTTTGTCAAAAAACATTTATACACGGTACTTTAGTTGATGTTCACGGTACCGGAATACTTTTAATGGGAAGAAGTGCAATAGGAAAGAGTGAAATTGCTCTTGACTTGGTGGAAAGAGGACACAGACTTGTTGCTGACGACAATGTTGAAGTTTCAAGAACTGCAGAAAATGTCCTAATTGGCAGAGGTAATGAGGGGTTTAATGAGTTTATGGAGATAAGGGGTCTTGGAGTAATAAATATTAAGGAGATTTTTGGTACGAGAGCTATCAGAATGCAAAAAAGAGTAGAACTTGTAATCTGGCTTGAAGAGTGGGATCCTCAGGGTAATTATGATAGACTTGGTCTTGATAAAGAGACAGAAAAAATACTTGGAGTTGAAATACCCAAAAAAACTCTTCCTGTATTCCCTGGAAAAAATATTACTGTTATTTGTGAAGCCGTAGCTTTAAATTTGCACCTTGATGTTTATGGATATAGTGCTCCAAAAGATTTTGAACACAGACTTCTAAAGAAAATGAAAATGAAACAAAAGTTGAGACAATATCTTACATATGACGACGAATAA
- a CDS encoding DUF3108 domain-containing protein, with product MTVIERLIISVLFISVNLFSQKNPVIIDTTRIIDHTPRTVLNNAFQTGEYLHFSVNYGFITAGYATIEVSKEDTIRDRECYVLKTTARSHEAFDWIFKVRDKTYSYLDKERFHSLLFSKRLREGSYKYDVDVEFFQENGYARIGSKRYRDDKTTEKEKIIEVPYNVADALSALYYVRTMDLKVGDEYVFPAIDSKKPYDIKVIVHKREKIEVDAGEFDCFVVEPVMADGGVFKKDGKIMVWLTADDKKMPVKMSSKVYIGSIEAELDKYRISK from the coding sequence ATGACGGTCATAGAGCGATTGATTATTAGTGTATTATTTATTTCTGTAAATCTTTTTTCCCAAAAAAATCCTGTTATAATCGACACAACTAGAATTATAGATCATACACCAAGAACTGTACTTAATAATGCCTTCCAAACAGGTGAATACCTTCATTTTTCGGTTAATTACGGTTTTATAACTGCTGGTTACGCAACAATCGAAGTATCCAAAGAAGATACGATTCGAGATAGAGAATGTTATGTCTTAAAAACAACTGCAAGGAGTCATGAAGCATTTGACTGGATTTTCAAAGTCAGAGATAAGACCTATTCGTATCTTGACAAAGAAAGATTTCATTCTCTTCTATTCAGTAAAAGGCTCAGAGAAGGATCTTATAAATATGATGTTGATGTAGAATTTTTTCAGGAAAACGGCTATGCCAGAATCGGAAGTAAGAGATATAGAGACGACAAAACCACAGAAAAAGAAAAAATTATTGAAGTTCCTTACAATGTGGCAGATGCTCTATCTGCTCTTTACTACGTAAGAACAATGGACTTGAAGGTTGGAGATGAATATGTTTTTCCAGCAATAGATTCAAAAAAACCTTATGATATTAAAGTTATTGTTCACAAGAGAGAGAAAATTGAAGTCGATGCAGGTGAATTTGATTGTTTTGTTGTAGAGCCTGTAATGGCAGATGGTGGTGTTTTTAAAAAAGATGGAAAGATAATGGTTTGGCTTACAGCTGATGATAAAAAAATGCCTGTAAAGATGAGTAGTAAGGTTTATATAGGATCAATTGAAGCCGAACTTGACAAATATAGAATTTCAAAATAG
- the fliE gene encoding flagellar hook-basal body complex protein FliE — protein MINDISSINIPDLGTGINKVNDVRDKTLRNLDSINAGEEKASFKDMLKDFIGDVNTMQKKADDSVNRLASGEITDVHDVMIKVEEANLSFSLMMEIRNKIVEGYKEVLRTNV, from the coding sequence ATGATTAATGATATAAGTAGTATAAATATTCCGGATCTTGGAACTGGCATTAACAAGGTTAATGACGTACGAGATAAAACATTAAGAAATCTTGATTCTATAAATGCCGGAGAAGAAAAAGCTTCTTTTAAGGATATGTTGAAAGATTTTATTGGTGATGTTAATACAATGCAAAAAAAAGCAGACGACTCGGTAAATCGACTCGCTTCAGGTGAAATTACTGATGTTCACGATGTTATGATTAAAGTTGAAGAGGCAAATCTTTCCTTTTCTTTGATGATGGAAATCAGAAATAAGATTGTTGAAGGTTATAAAGAAGTATTGCGAACAAATGTTTAG
- the flgC gene encoding flagellar basal body rod protein FlgC, with the protein MDIKKNFFNSIEISATGLHAQRKRMDAIASNIANVNTTRTAEGTPYKRKFTVFEENIKVNRFQELLDDEKLKLMTTDKNHLIPEENIIWDDTLSGVRSDIVEDENAYKIIYDPSHPDADEKGYVKMPDINIVMEMTEMIAASRAYEANTSAINAAKGMAKNALLI; encoded by the coding sequence ATGGATATTAAAAAGAATTTTTTTAATAGTATTGAAATCTCGGCAACAGGATTACATGCCCAGAGAAAAAGAATGGATGCTATAGCATCAAATATCGCCAATGTAAATACGACAAGAACTGCAGAGGGTACTCCATATAAGAGAAAATTTACAGTTTTTGAAGAGAATATAAAAGTTAATCGTTTCCAGGAATTGCTTGATGATGAGAAGCTCAAACTCATGACTACTGATAAAAATCATCTAATACCAGAAGAGAACATAATTTGGGATGATACGCTATCTGGCGTCAGATCAGATATTGTTGAAGATGAAAATGCATATAAAATAATTTATGATCCTTCACATCCAGATGCAGATGAAAAGGGTTATGTCAAGATGCCCGATATTAATATTGTGATGGAAATGACAGAGATGATTGCTGCTTCTAGAGCTTACGAAGCAAATACTTCAGCAATAAATGCGGCCAAAGGAATGGCAAAAAATGCATTGTTGATTTAG
- the flgB gene encoding flagellar basal body rod protein FlgB, whose protein sequence is MKLKDFLLNYTQMPTIKSSLNAYSLRQRSISDNIANTETPGFTKTQVSFEDEFREALKAQNSPLSRTNDRHLPIKPNVLNIDAELESVENDPYSNGINSVNLEEEMSNLAINQINFEAMSKLAKKQFTLLKSAISGR, encoded by the coding sequence ATGAAGCTAAAAGACTTTCTACTAAACTATACTCAAATGCCTACGATTAAAAGTAGCTTGAATGCTTATTCTCTAAGACAAAGATCTATATCGGATAATATTGCAAATACTGAGACACCTGGTTTTACAAAAACTCAAGTTAGTTTTGAAGATGAATTTAGAGAGGCTCTAAAGGCTCAAAACAGTCCACTCTCAAGAACCAATGATAGACATCTACCAATTAAACCCAATGTTTTAAATATTGATGCGGAACTTGAAAGCGTAGAAAATGATCCATATAGTAATGGAATCAATAGTGTTAATTTAGAGGAAGAGATGTCAAATTTAGCGATTAATCAGATTAACTTTGAAGCGATGTCAAAATTGGCTAAAAAACAATTCACTTTACTTAAATCTGCGATTTCTGGAAGGTAG
- a CDS encoding acetyl-CoA C-acetyltransferase: MKEVYIIDAVRTAVGSFGGSLSKMSSTELGKIVVKEILNRNYLNGSEVDEVLMGSVLQAGQGQNIARQIANGSGIPVEKTAMTINMVCGSGLRTVAMAAQAIKAGDAELIIAGGSENMSMAPYILPNARNGYRMGNGELVDSMINDGLWDIFNNYHMGITAENLVEKFDLTREEQDQLAAESQNKAEAAIKAGKFEDEIVPVVIPQGKKEPIIFMQDEFVRFGVTADSLAKLRPAFKKDGSVTAANSSGINDGAAAILVASKEAVEKYNLKPRAKIVSYAYHGTDPSIMGIGPVEAVKLALTKAGWSKDDLDLIEANEAFAAQALSVIKSLELNRDIINVNGGAIAIGHPIGASGARILTTLIHEMKKRDSKKGLATLCIGGGMGIAMCVERV, translated from the coding sequence ATGAAAGAAGTTTATATTATTGATGCTGTAAGAACTGCTGTTGGATCGTTTGGAGGATCATTATCAAAGATGAGTTCTACTGAATTGGGAAAGATAGTTGTTAAAGAAATTTTGAACAGAAACTATTTGAATGGTTCGGAAGTGGATGAAGTTCTAATGGGATCTGTTTTACAGGCTGGACAAGGTCAAAACATCGCACGTCAAATTGCCAATGGATCTGGAATTCCAGTTGAGAAAACTGCTATGACAATCAATATGGTTTGTGGATCAGGATTAAGAACTGTTGCAATGGCTGCCCAGGCAATCAAAGCTGGAGACGCAGAGCTTATTATTGCTGGTGGTTCTGAGAATATGTCTATGGCTCCATATATTTTACCTAATGCTAGAAATGGTTATAGAATGGGTAATGGTGAACTTGTAGACTCAATGATCAATGATGGTTTATGGGATATTTTCAATAATTACCATATGGGTATTACTGCAGAAAATCTTGTTGAAAAATTTGATTTAACCAGAGAAGAGCAGGATCAACTTGCTGCTGAATCACAAAATAAAGCTGAAGCTGCTATTAAAGCTGGAAAATTTGAAGATGAGATTGTTCCGGTTGTTATCCCTCAAGGAAAAAAAGAACCAATTATTTTCATGCAAGATGAATTTGTTAGATTTGGAGTAACTGCAGATAGTCTAGCGAAACTTAGACCAGCTTTTAAAAAAGATGGCTCAGTAACTGCTGCTAATTCTTCTGGTATAAATGATGGAGCAGCCGCTATTCTTGTTGCAAGTAAAGAAGCGGTTGAAAAATACAATCTAAAACCAAGAGCTAAAATCGTTTCGTATGCTTATCATGGAACAGATCCATCAATAATGGGAATCGGACCTGTGGAAGCAGTAAAACTTGCTCTTACTAAAGCTGGTTGGTCAAAAGATGATCTTGATTTAATTGAAGCCAATGAAGCATTTGCAGCTCAAGCTTTGTCAGTAATTAAATCACTTGAACTGAACAGAGATATTATCAATGTTAATGGTGGTGCTATTGCAATTGGACACCCAATTGGTGCAAGTGGAGCTAGAATTCTTACAACTCTTATTCATGAAATGAAAAAGCGTGATTCTAAAAAAGGTTTGGCTACATTGTGTATTGGTGGTGGCATGGGCATCGCAATGTGTGTTGAAAGAGTTTAG
- a CDS encoding DEAD/DEAH box helicase: MSFSELGLRDSYIKILNDLEFKTPYPIQKMVIPLALEGKDILGIAKTGSGKTLSYVLPILMNLENDPTYKTRNIKSLILVPTRELAVQVFEVFKQFNSATSQPIKTYAVHGGVSINPQMMALQGVKILIATPGRLLELLQSNALHLSLLKILVIDEADKMLNLGFEDEMNKILSLLPDKRQNLLFSATLNEKMENINKILLHEPAILKIEEVEENIELITQKAYLVQEERKGPLLRYIIKNNDMNQVLVFTSSIRKADNVAEKLTKNGINAISTHSQKSQKARTDALAKFKSGKVRVLVTTDLLSRGIDIEFLPFVINYELPRSPKDFIHRIGRTGRAESDGMAISLITSEDLHHFNVIQKKMKKKVDLIESDKIDLHGF, encoded by the coding sequence ATGTCATTTTCAGAGCTTGGATTAAGGGATTCCTACATTAAGATTCTAAATGATCTGGAATTTAAAACACCATATCCAATACAAAAAATGGTTATTCCCTTAGCCCTTGAAGGAAAAGATATTCTGGGAATTGCCAAAACAGGATCAGGTAAAACCTTAAGTTATGTTTTGCCTATACTTATGAACTTAGAAAATGATCCAACCTATAAAACTAGAAACATTAAATCTCTTATTCTTGTTCCAACTCGTGAATTAGCAGTTCAGGTTTTTGAAGTATTTAAACAATTCAATTCAGCAACTTCACAACCAATAAAAACATATGCAGTTCATGGGGGTGTCTCCATAAATCCGCAAATGATGGCATTGCAAGGAGTAAAAATTCTAATTGCTACACCAGGTAGACTACTGGAATTACTACAATCCAATGCTCTTCATCTATCTCTTCTAAAAATATTGGTTATCGATGAAGCTGATAAAATGTTGAACCTTGGCTTTGAAGATGAAATGAATAAGATTTTATCGCTTCTACCAGATAAAAGGCAAAATTTACTTTTTTCTGCAACTTTAAATGAAAAAATGGAAAATATAAATAAAATTTTACTTCATGAACCTGCAATTCTAAAAATCGAAGAGGTTGAAGAAAATATCGAATTGATCACTCAAAAAGCATACCTTGTTCAAGAGGAGCGTAAAGGACCATTACTAAGATATATCATAAAAAATAATGATATGAATCAGGTTTTAGTTTTTACTTCTTCAATTCGAAAAGCAGATAATGTTGCTGAAAAGTTAACGAAAAATGGGATAAACGCCATTTCAACACACAGTCAGAAATCTCAAAAAGCCAGAACAGACGCATTGGCAAAGTTTAAATCTGGAAAAGTAAGAGTCCTTGTCACTACCGATCTACTCTCAAGAGGAATCGATATAGAGTTTTTACCTTTTGTTATAAATTATGAGCTTCCAAGATCACCGAAAGACTTTATTCATAGAATTGGTAGAACTGGAAGAGCTGAGTCTGATGGTATGGCAATATCACTTATCACATCTGAGGATTTGCATCATTTCAATGTAATTCAGAAAAAGATGAAAAAGAAAGTTGATCTTATTGAATCAGATAAGATAGATTTGCATGGATTCTGA
- a CDS encoding DUF493 domain-containing protein: MDKPKIDYPCEWSYKVIGTDPDTIQSFITDHFKGVHYSLEESKKSSKGKYTSLQFSLIVENEQERNQIFQFINNIPTVKFVL; encoded by the coding sequence ATGGATAAACCAAAAATAGATTACCCTTGCGAATGGTCTTACAAAGTAATTGGAACCGATCCAGATACAATACAATCATTTATAACTGATCATTTTAAAGGTGTCCATTATTCTCTTGAAGAATCAAAAAAAAGTAGTAAAGGGAAATACACATCTCTGCAGTTTTCTTTGATAGTTGAAAATGAGCAGGAGAGAAATCAAATTTTTCAATTTATTAATAATATTCCTACAGTAAAATTTGTATTATAG